A region of Pyxidicoccus parkwaysis DNA encodes the following proteins:
- the def gene encoding peptide deformylase, with protein sequence MARDIVIWPHKVLTSPTKPVTDFGPSLQKLLEEMAESMKEAEGIGIAANQVGEPLRVALVGREDGTSFEIVNPQMLEKKEPVTMEEGCLSVPREWEKCPRFHRVKVRYQDKTGEWHELEAEGRLAHVLQHEIDHLDGHVFVDHLSSLKRSLILGRMQKLQKAKARQKS encoded by the coding sequence ATGGCTCGCGACATCGTCATCTGGCCCCACAAGGTACTCACCTCGCCCACGAAGCCCGTGACGGACTTTGGCCCCTCGCTCCAGAAGCTGCTGGAGGAGATGGCCGAGTCGATGAAGGAAGCAGAGGGCATCGGCATCGCCGCCAACCAGGTCGGCGAGCCGCTGCGCGTGGCGTTGGTGGGACGCGAGGACGGCACGTCCTTCGAAATCGTCAACCCGCAGATGTTGGAGAAGAAGGAGCCCGTCACGATGGAGGAGGGCTGCCTCTCCGTCCCCCGGGAGTGGGAGAAGTGCCCGCGCTTCCACCGGGTGAAGGTGCGCTACCAGGACAAGACGGGCGAGTGGCACGAGCTGGAGGCGGAGGGCCGGCTCGCGCACGTGCTGCAGCATGAAATCGACCACCTGGACGGGCACGTCTTCGTGGACCACCTGTCCAGCCTCAAGCGCAGCCTCATCCTGGGGCGGATGCAGAAGCTCCAGAAGGCGAAGGCCCGCCAGAAGAGCTAG
- a CDS encoding sterol desaturase family protein: protein MATDTIPERVKAFREAYREKYVSPRYSGHAHFAFTSLGSLAAIGFSLSRLDSVRPLEWLTVPAVFLLGNVVEFLGHRGPMHHRRRGLGLLFKRHTEQHHRYFTHDALAYESARDVKMVLFPPVLLLFFLGAIATPLAALCFALVSPNVGWLFAASAVGYYLSYEWLHFCHHLPPEHPVARLPLMARLRRHHQTHHDPSKMQRYNFNITFPLSDWLFGTAWRPGAPSPEDHPDPSSSRAGLDA from the coding sequence ATGGCCACGGACACCATTCCCGAGCGGGTGAAGGCCTTCCGCGAGGCGTACCGCGAGAAGTATGTGAGCCCCCGCTACTCGGGGCATGCGCACTTCGCCTTCACCAGCCTGGGGTCACTGGCGGCCATCGGCTTCTCGCTCTCCAGGCTGGACTCGGTGCGGCCCCTGGAGTGGCTGACGGTGCCCGCGGTCTTCCTCCTGGGGAACGTCGTGGAGTTCCTAGGCCACCGGGGCCCCATGCACCACCGCCGGCGAGGGCTGGGGCTGCTCTTCAAGCGGCACACCGAGCAGCACCATCGCTACTTCACCCACGACGCGCTCGCCTACGAGTCCGCCCGCGACGTGAAGATGGTGCTCTTCCCGCCCGTGCTGCTGCTCTTCTTCCTGGGAGCCATCGCCACGCCGCTGGCGGCGCTGTGCTTCGCGCTCGTCTCGCCGAACGTGGGCTGGCTCTTCGCGGCCTCGGCGGTGGGCTACTACCTCTCCTACGAGTGGCTCCACTTCTGCCACCACCTGCCCCCCGAGCACCCGGTGGCCCGGCTCCCACTCATGGCCCGGCTGCGGCGCCACCACCAGACGCACCACGACCCGTCGAAGATGCAGCGGTACAACTTCAACATCACCTTTCCGCTCTCCGACTGGCTCTTTGGGACCGCCTGGCGGCCGGGAGCTCCAAGTCCTGAAGATCATCCAGACCCTTCGAGCTCCCGGGCCGGACTGGACGCCTGA
- a CDS encoding nuclear transport factor 2 family protein, which translates to MHPHSQLITDFYSAFQKRDAKGMAACYHPDVEFTDEAFVGLRYGRATAMWTMLIERGKDLELTFRDVQADDRTGRAHWDAHYTFSTTGRKVINRIDAEFEFRDGKIVRHRDHFNFHAWSRQALGPIGLVLGWTPLLKKKVQGTAAASLDKFMKDRGLQGP; encoded by the coding sequence ATGCATCCGCACTCCCAGCTCATCACGGACTTCTACTCCGCGTTCCAGAAGCGCGACGCGAAGGGGATGGCCGCCTGCTACCACCCCGACGTCGAGTTCACCGACGAGGCCTTCGTCGGCCTGCGCTACGGCCGCGCCACCGCCATGTGGACCATGCTCATCGAGCGCGGCAAGGACCTGGAGCTCACCTTCCGCGACGTCCAGGCCGATGACCGCACCGGCCGCGCCCACTGGGATGCGCACTACACCTTCAGCACCACCGGCCGGAAGGTCATCAACCGCATCGACGCCGAGTTCGAGTTCCGCGACGGGAAGATTGTCCGCCACCGCGACCACTTCAATTTCCACGCGTGGTCGCGCCAGGCGCTCGGGCCCATTGGACTGGTGCTCGGGTGGACTCCGCTGCTGAAGAAGAAGGTCCAGGGAACGGCTGCGGCCAGCCTCGACAAGTTCATGAAGGACCGCGGCCTCCAGGGGCCTTGA